In the genome of Nonomuraea sp. NBC_00507, the window ACGACGATCACCCGGCCGCCGTCGGCCACCGCGGCCAGCCCGTCGACCCGCTCGACCCCGGCCAGCCCTGCCGCCTCGCGGGCGGACCCGGGTACGACGACGAGCGGCCGCACAGGCCTGCCGAGGACGTCCGACACCCGGCGTCCCGCCGTGTCGGCCCGCCGCGCCAGCTCGTCCAGCGTGCCGGGCGGGGTGTGGCGGCCGACGACGAGGGAACGCCCTGCGCGGGCCAGGACGACGCCGTCGCGCCACAGGTCACGTGCTTCCGGGGGAAGAAGGGGGGATTCGGGGACCGGGGCGCTGGCGGGGGCGAGGGCGAGGAGCAGGAGTCCGGCCACCACGGCTCGTCGGCTCACCTGCTCGGACACGATGTCCGATCGTAGCCGGGCCGGATCGTAGCCGGGCCCGACCGTCATCGGGCCGATCGTCGCCGGGCCCCGATGTGCCACGGCAGGCGGCCCACGTCGCGTCGTAACGGCGGCCTGCTTGTGAAGGGATCAGACACCGTCTCCCTGGAGGGCCATCAGCCCCGTACGGCGGGTGGGGGACGGTGGCTCGCCGTACAAGAAAGAGGGTGTGCATGAAGAACAAAAGCGGATGTGCATGAAGAACAAAAAAGCGGGTGTGCATGAAGAAAGGGCCCCGATGGGATCGGAGCCCTTTTCCTCACAAGCCGGGACGGACAGCGCCGACGAAAGACGCCTTGCGCCAGCTGCTCAGCTTGTCGATACGCACCCGCTCGCCTGTCCGCGGGGAGTGGAGCATCTTGCCGTTGCCGACGTAGATGCCCACGTGACCGAGCCCTCTGAAGAACATCAGGTCGCCTGGCTGGAGATTCTTCCAGGAGACCTTCTTCCTGATGCCGGCGAACTGGCTGGCCGCCACGCGGGGGATCTTCACGCCGGCCTTCTTCCAGGCGTACTGGGTCAGGCCGGAGCAGTCGAACGAACCAGGGCCCGTGGCACCGTACCGGTAAGGGTCACCGATCTGGTCCTTGGCCACGGCGACGGCCTTGCTGGCCTTCGCCTGCTGCCGGGCGATCCTGAGAGCCTTGGCCGACTTCGCGGAGCTAGCCGCCGTACTGGCCTTGGCCGTGGAGGCACCGGCTGAATCGCTGGTCGTCGCCGCCTGCGCCGTCGGGGCATGGAGGATCAGACCTCCGGCCGTCACGGTCATGGTGAGCGCTACGCCACTCAGGGCAATGCGGGACAGACGGGGGTTCTGCGGGGAGGTAGACAGGATTTCTCCTTGGGTCTTCCACGAACGCCTACCGGGTTAGCTGACGGATTCGGGCCTGGAAGTCGCCCTACGGCGCGATACGCGCCGATTCACCCCTGATCCCGGGAAGGGATCGATGGTTCCCCGGCTCCGTGCCTCCTGGCTGCACGGACTCGGCAGGTCGCCGTCCGGTGTCGTGTTCGACAAGGGGACGTACGGCGGCGACCGGCGGATCTCTATCTGGCTCACATCGGGGGACCGATGCGGATTCGCGGCGACATGGCTTGTCGCTGCGACGCCAGAAGCTACGCCGAAACGTCAAGACTCGGCAAAGCGCCAGTCAGGTTGTAAAGATCCAACAACTGGTTCTGTCAGGTCCGAAACCCCTGTTGGAACGCCAGGTTCAGTTATGGAAATGTGACCCTTCTCACAAACTGCGGCACACTGTCGTGTAAGGTCCCAATTGTCACTTTCGTCACACGCTTCGCGCCGTCATCCTGAAGCCGGTGGGCGGGAGCGTTCCCGCGGCCATACGGTCCCGTTCGATGCGCCATAGCTCGTTGAGGACGTCGGTGCCGCCGTTCGTCACCTTTCCGCCGATATATCGTGACAAGTACGGTTCTCGCCGCATGCTCGTGACCTGGAACCGTTCGGCAAGGGCGGCGAGCATGGCGTCCGCGGGGGTGTGGTCCCCATGCGCCTCGCGCCATCGCTCGAGCGGGTCACGTCCGGGACCGCCGGGCTCGCGCGTGACATCCGCCACTCCCGCGGCGGCGAGCAACGATCCGGCATCGTAGAACCAGGTGGCTGCGGCCAGGTCGGCCCAATCCCACCCGAACTCGTCCACCACCAGCAGCCCGCCCGGCCGGAGCAGTGACCGTACGCGGTCCAGCGCCGCCTGGAGCGGATGCACGTGGTGCAGCGAGAGCGACATGACGACCGCATCGAACAACGATTCACCGTCGTAGTGGCGGACGAGCGCCGGGTCGTCGGCGGCGGAGTCGGGATAGGTCACGACATCGGCCTGCACCGCCGGCACCCCGGCCGCCCGCGCCGCTCCGACCGCCTCCGGCGAGATGTCGATAGCGGTGACCGAGTGACCGCGCCGCATCAACTCGGAGGCCAGCACGCCCCGCCCGCAGCCGACGTCGAGGATCCGCTGCGGCTGCCGGGGAAGCACCTGACTCAGCCACGCGTACTGGTGGTTGTCCACCGTTTCTGTCTCCATGCGACCGAGCATGACCGCCCGCAGCCATGCACACCACTGCAGGCTCGGCATGGAACCCATAAGCTCGGTGCATGCTTGATGTGTGGTCGCTGAAGGTGCTGGTGGAGGTGGGGAGGCTGGGATCGTTCTCGGCGGCGGCCGAGGAGCTGTCGATGACGCAGCCCGCCGTGTCGCGGCAGATCGCCACGCTGGAGCGGCACACCGGCGTACGGTTGTTCGAACGGCTGCCGCGTGGCGTCCGGCCGACGGACGCGGGGCGGGCGGCACTGGAGCAGGCGGATGAGGTGCTGCGGGGGTTGAGGCTGTTCGAAACGCGGATGCGGGCCTTCGCGACGGCGGAGGCGGGGCGGGTCCGGGTGTCGGCCTTCCCGAGCGCCGCGACCAGCTACCTTCCCGACCGGTTCCGTTCGTTCGCGGCCAGGCATCCGGACGTGGAGCTCTCCCTCACGGTCCGCTCCGGCGAGCACGACCCGTGCGCCGCCGTCCTGGACGGTGAGACCGACATCGCCCTCCTGACCTCCTGGGACATGGGCGGCCCTTCGGGAACCGCGGGCATGCCCGGGGTGGCGCTGACGCCGCTGCACGAGGACGAGCTGCTGGTCGCGCTGGCGGTCAGCCATCCGCTGGCGAAGCGAAGCCGGGTGCGGCTGCGGGATCTCGCGGCGGATCCGTGGATCGACGGCACCCATCCCGACTGCCTCGGTCCCATCGCCCAGCTCGCGGCGGCTCTGGGCCGGGCGCCACGGATCAGTCACGTGTGCGACGACTGGAACGGCAGGCAGGGGTTGGTCGCCGCCGGGGTGGGGGTGATGCTCTATCCGTCGATCGCGGGCTACTCGACCGCCCGCCCGGACATCCGGCTCCTGCGCCCCTCACCGCCCCTGCCGTCGCGCACCATCCTCGCCGCCACCCTGCCCCCGACCGACCGCCCTCCGGCCGTCTCCGCCTTCCTGAGCACGCTCACCTCCCTGCCCACCGACCCGGTGCGGTAGGCGGAGAAGATCTGCGGTGGCGAGGGCGCGGTGGCCCAGCGCCTTACCGGCGACCAAACCGGTGGGCGAGCGCCTTACGGGCGGACGGCGCCGGCGAGGGTGCGGCCGTAGTCGGAGAGCTGGACGACCTTGATGACGTCACCGGTCTGTGGCGCGTGCACGATCTCCCCGTTCCCGGCATAGATGCTGACGTGCCCCAGCCCTTCGCTGAAGATGAGGTCACCGGGCTGGAGGTCGTCCAGAGACACCTTGCGGTCGGCCCCCCACGCCCACTGCTGCCACGTCGTGCGGGGAAGCGACACCCCTCCGGCCTGCCACGCCGCCTGCGTCAGCCCCGAGCAGTCGAACCCGCCGGGCCCCGTACCCCCGTAGACATACGGCTTGCCGACCTGCGCGTACGCGAACCGCAGCACCGCCGCCGCGTTCCCCGACGCCGACCCTGTGTACTTGATGCCGGCGCTGCTGGGATTTCCGGGATTGTAGGCGCCCAGCTTCTTCAGGAGCTTCTTCTGCTCGGCGATCAGCTTGAGGATCTCCGAGCGTTCCTTCTCCACCCCGTCGCGTTCGCTGTCCGCCGCTTCCAGCGCCTCCTGCGCCTTGTCACGCTCGGCCTTCAGCCCGCGGTTCTCCCGGTCGAAAGCGGCGAGCTTCTGCGCCCGCTCTTGCGACATCTGCCCCGCGACCGCCAGCCGCGACAGGAAGTCCTCGGGATTGCCCGCGCCGATCAGCCCGGGAAGGGAGATGACGTCGCCACCGAGCCGGTAGCTGTCCACGGCCATGTTGATCACCTGGGCCCGCAGGTCGGCGACCGTCTCCAGCTTGCGCTTGTAGCCGTCGTTCAGCTTGACGTAGGTGCTCTTGGCCTTCTTGTAGCGTTCCGTCGCCGTGTTGTACTGGTCGACGACCTTGTCGGCCTTGTCGTTGAGCTTCTCGAGCTTGGCCTTCGCCTGGCTGATCGTGGGCTTGGGATCAGCGACGGCGGCTCCCATGGGGGACAGCACCAGCCCGAACGCGATACCCACGGACACCGGTACCCGGCCAAACCTCACTGTGTCGCCTCCCAGGGATAACATCTGGGGCGAAATAGTACAGAAGTGGCGGCTGGGGTTGTCCCCAAATCGTCAATTCGTAACCTAGGCCCGGCCGAGCCGACGCAGCAGCAAGGCAGACGGAACGGGTCTGGCTCCCATCCGCCTGACGGACTCGGCCACCTCGCGGTCCGACGACACCACGGCCATGGCCCGGCCGGGCGGCTCCGCGCGTACGAGCTGGCGGATCAGGTCGTCCGCGGTCTCCCCCGGCGCGCTGAACAGCACCCGCACCCCGCGCGGCGCGACCACCTGGACGGGGGCGTTGAGCTCGGCGCCGTCGAACACCACGGTCACCTCGACCCTGGTCTGCGCGACCAGCCCGCCGAGCCCGGTCATCAGCCGGTTGCGCTGGTCGGCGAGCGTGAGCGTGCCGTAGCCGGTCTTCGTGACGTTGTATCCGTCGATGACCAGGTGCACCTGCGGCACCGCCAGCAGCTGGTCGAGCAGCTGCGGGTCGTCGTCGGCGAGGGCGCGCGCGGGCACCGCGCGCACGCCGGGCCGCTCGCCCGTGACGGCGGCGACCGAGTCCGCGGGCCGGCTGATCGTCGTGGGCAGGGCGAGCTCCCGACGCAGCCCGGCCGAGGCGTCCTGCAGCGCGTCGAGCAGCACCCTGATGCGGGCGTCCTCGATGCTCCTGCCCTCGCGGGCGGCCCGGCGCGAGGCCTCGAGCTGCTTCTCGACGTCGGCCAGCCGCTCACGCAACCGCCGCAGCTCGGACTCGCCGGCGCTGCCCGCGACCACGGCGGCCGACCTGGCGTCCTCGGCCGCGCGCTCCATCTCCTCGGCCCGCGCGACCGCGGCCTTGGCGCGCTCGCGGGCGTCGTGGAGTTTGCGCCGCAGGTCGGAATTCTCGGCGCGGGCGAGCTTGACCTGCTCGCGCAGCCGATCGGCCTCCTCCTTGGCGGCGCTCTTCTGCGCGGCGAGCTGCTCACGCAGCCGCGAGACCACCTCTTCGCGCTCCGACCCCTCGGCCGCGGCGGCCGACTGCTCCAGGTCGGTGCGGGCGAGCTCGATCATCTCCTCCCAGCCGGGCGGCCGGATGAGGTAAGCCGCCGCGGCCACGAGCACGGGATCGGCGGCCGGCGGCACCTGGCCCTCGGCCAGGGAGGCCACCAGCTCGGGCCACCCGGCGGCCACCGACTCGGCGACCAGCTCGCGGAACTTCTTGTCGTTCTCCAGCTGCGCGGCGATGGGCGCGCTGCCGAGTTTGGCCCGCTTGCGCGGGTCGAATTTGGCGATGCCGCGCAACGGCGGTGGAATGGAGGCACCGGGCATCGTCCCGAGGACTTGAGCCGCCAGGTCGACGACATTGAGCCGCACCTGCTCGGGAAGCGGGCGAGACAGGCCTTCACCCGCTGAACTCATCCCACTTGTCCCTTCGTGACATGCCCTTTCAGACAAGGGTACGGCTGCCGCGTACCTGACCGTAACGGCCACCTGCGTATGGACGAGCGCTTGGTTGGGGGTGTACGACTGTGCCGGGGCGCCTGTTGAGCCGGGAGGCCGGTCATGACCGAGCAGATGCGTACGTCCACCCGCGACCTGGAACAACTGCATGATCAGCTGACCGCCTGGCTCCGCGGCAGGGTCGGCAGGGACGCCTCGGTGTCCGGACTGTCCAGACCGACGAGTAACGGCATGTCCAGCGAGACCCTGTTCTTCACCGCCACCTGGGATGAGCAGCGAACGCGCTGCGTAGCACGGCTCGCACCGGCGGGAGAAGCCGTTCCGGTCTTTCCTTCGTACGATGTGCGGGCGCAGTTCGACGTGATGCGCCTGGCCAGGGAAATAGCTGGAATTCCAGCGCCCAGGGTCCTCTGGCTCGAGCCGGATCCCGGTCCACTCGGCACGCCGTTCTTCGTCATGGAATGCGCTGAGGGCGAGGTGCCGCCGGACGTGATGCCGTACACGTTCGGCGGGTGGCTGTGCGACGCCGCTCCCGAGGACCAGCGCAGGTTGCAGGACGCCAGCGTCGGGATCGTGGCGGCGCTGCACCAGGCGCCGTTCACGCCACGGGAGCTGTCCGTGATCGGGACCGGCGGGCTGCGGGCGCACGTCGAGGCGCAGCAGGCGTACTACGAGTGGGCGCACGGCAAGCGGCGCATCCCCCTGCTGGAGCGGGCCTTCGGCTGGCTGGAGTCGCACTGGCCGGAGGATCCCGGGCCCGATGTGCTGTGCTGGGGCGACGCCAGGATCGGCAACCTGATGTTCCAGGACTTCACCCCGGTCGCGGTCCTCGACTGGGAGATGGCCGCCGTGGGGCCGCGCGAGCTGGATCTCTCCTGGATGATCTTCCTGCACCGGTTCTTCCAGGATCTCACCGTCGCCGCGGACTTCCCCGGCATGCCTGGATTCATGCGGCGTGACGACGTATGCCAGAAATATCGGGAGCTGACCGGCTACCAGCCCCGCGACATGGACTTCTACGAGATGTACGCCGCCCTCCGGCACGGGATCATCATGGCCCGGGTGTGGCGCAGGATCCATTTCGGCGAGCAGCCCGATCCGGCCGACCCCGACGACCTGGTCCTGCACCGGGCCACGATCGAGCAGCTGCTCAGTCGTTAGCGTCGTAGACCAGCAGCGCCACCTGGACCCGGTTGTTGAGGTCCAGCTTGGTCAGGATCCGCGAGACGTGCGCCTTGACCGTGGGCACGCTCATGTAGAGCTCGCGCGCGATCTCGGCGTTGGACCTGCCCCGGCCCACGGCCAGCGCCACCTCGCGCTCGCGCTCGCTGAGCCGGCCGAGCAGCTTCCTGGCCCGGTCCGTACGCTGCTCCGCGCCGCCGTCCGACAC includes:
- a CDS encoding C40 family peptidase; this encodes MTVTAGGLILHAPTAQAATTSDSAGASTAKASTAASSAKSAKALRIARQQAKASKAVAVAKDQIGDPYRYGATGPGSFDCSGLTQYAWKKAGVKIPRVAASQFAGIRKKVSWKNLQPGDLMFFRGLGHVGIYVGNGKMLHSPRTGERVRIDKLSSWRKASFVGAVRPGL
- a CDS encoding methyltransferase domain-containing protein; translated protein: METETVDNHQYAWLSQVLPRQPQRILDVGCGRGVLASELMRRGHSVTAIDISPEAVGAARAAGVPAVQADVVTYPDSAADDPALVRHYDGESLFDAVVMSLSLHHVHPLQAALDRVRSLLRPGGLLVVDEFGWDWADLAAATWFYDAGSLLAAAGVADVTREPGGPGRDPLERWREAHGDHTPADAMLAALAERFQVTSMRREPYLSRYIGGKVTNGGTDVLNELWRIERDRMAAGTLPPTGFRMTARSV
- a CDS encoding LysR family transcriptional regulator — encoded protein: MLDVWSLKVLVEVGRLGSFSAAAEELSMTQPAVSRQIATLERHTGVRLFERLPRGVRPTDAGRAALEQADEVLRGLRLFETRMRAFATAEAGRVRVSAFPSAATSYLPDRFRSFAARHPDVELSLTVRSGEHDPCAAVLDGETDIALLTSWDMGGPSGTAGMPGVALTPLHEDELLVALAVSHPLAKRSRVRLRDLAADPWIDGTHPDCLGPIAQLAAALGRAPRISHVCDDWNGRQGLVAAGVGVMLYPSIAGYSTARPDIRLLRPSPPLPSRTILAATLPPTDRPPAVSAFLSTLTSLPTDPVR
- a CDS encoding C40 family peptidase, which codes for MGIAFGLVLSPMGAAVADPKPTISQAKAKLEKLNDKADKVVDQYNTATERYKKAKSTYVKLNDGYKRKLETVADLRAQVINMAVDSYRLGGDVISLPGLIGAGNPEDFLSRLAVAGQMSQERAQKLAAFDRENRGLKAERDKAQEALEAADSERDGVEKERSEILKLIAEQKKLLKKLGAYNPGNPSSAGIKYTGSASGNAAAVLRFAYAQVGKPYVYGGTGPGGFDCSGLTQAAWQAGGVSLPRTTWQQWAWGADRKVSLDDLQPGDLIFSEGLGHVSIYAGNGEIVHAPQTGDVIKVVQLSDYGRTLAGAVRP
- a CDS encoding NYN domain-containing protein translates to MSSAGEGLSRPLPEQVRLNVVDLAAQVLGTMPGASIPPPLRGIAKFDPRKRAKLGSAPIAAQLENDKKFRELVAESVAAGWPELVASLAEGQVPPAADPVLVAAAAYLIRPPGWEEMIELARTDLEQSAAAAEGSEREEVVSRLREQLAAQKSAAKEEADRLREQVKLARAENSDLRRKLHDARERAKAAVARAEEMERAAEDARSAAVVAGSAGESELRRLRERLADVEKQLEASRRAAREGRSIEDARIRVLLDALQDASAGLRRELALPTTISRPADSVAAVTGERPGVRAVPARALADDDPQLLDQLLAVPQVHLVIDGYNVTKTGYGTLTLADQRNRLMTGLGGLVAQTRVEVTVVFDGAELNAPVQVVAPRGVRVLFSAPGETADDLIRQLVRAEPPGRAMAVVSSDREVAESVRRMGARPVPSALLLRRLGRA
- a CDS encoding phosphotransferase family protein, which codes for MTEQMRTSTRDLEQLHDQLTAWLRGRVGRDASVSGLSRPTSNGMSSETLFFTATWDEQRTRCVARLAPAGEAVPVFPSYDVRAQFDVMRLAREIAGIPAPRVLWLEPDPGPLGTPFFVMECAEGEVPPDVMPYTFGGWLCDAAPEDQRRLQDASVGIVAALHQAPFTPRELSVIGTGGLRAHVEAQQAYYEWAHGKRRIPLLERAFGWLESHWPEDPGPDVLCWGDARIGNLMFQDFTPVAVLDWEMAAVGPRELDLSWMIFLHRFFQDLTVAADFPGMPGFMRRDDVCQKYRELTGYQPRDMDFYEMYAALRHGIIMARVWRRIHFGEQPDPADPDDLVLHRATIEQLLSR